The following is a genomic window from Akkermansiaceae bacterium.
AACACCCTGCGCGCACTGCGCGAGCGACTGCCCGGCAACGTCTCCATCTGCGTCGGCGAGCGCCACTACACCCGCCACGGGTTCCGACCCGTGTTAGAGCAGCACGTCTGCGACATCGTCATGCCCGACATCACCCGCTGCGGCGGCCCCTCGGAGATGAAACGGATCGCTACCATGGCCGAGGCCTACAACGTGCTGGTGGCACCGCATAACCCGAACGGTCCGCTTTCTACCCTGGCCAGCGCCCACGTCTGTGCATCGATCCCTAACTTTTTCCGCTGTGAGTTTATGAAAAACGACGTGCCCTGGCGCGATGAAGTCATCACCCATCCGATTGATGTGCGTGACGGCCACCTGCATCTATCAGACCGACCCGGCCTCGGCGTTGACCTGATTGAAGAGGAGATGGAAAAACACCCCGGCATCCGCGAACTCAACGGCAAGGAAAACTTCTACGTCTAGAAAACCAGTCCCATGCTTGCAATCGATCTATCAGACAAACGAGCGCTTGTCACCGGAGCCAGCGACGGTGTTGGTGCCGGTGTTGCCACCGCCCTGGCCAAGGCCGGCTGCCATGTCGTCGGTACCGGACGCGTCGAGCCCGACCACCCGCGTGCCCAAAAATTCATCGACACGGTTGCAAGCCACGGCAGGCACGCCCACTACCTGAGCGGAGATCTCAGTCGAGCGGAAACACCCGCCCTTTTTGTGCAACAAGCGGCAGGACTTCTGGGCGGACTGGACATCGTTGTATCCAATGCCGGCCTCAATGTTTTCAAAGGAACCGAGCACTGCAGCGAGGAGGACTGGTCTTATAACATGGAGCTGAACCTCGCTTCCCACTGGCGGCTGGGAAAAGCCGCGCTGCCTTTTCTTCGCGATTCAAAAGGCGTGTTCCAGGTGATGAACTCCAACCACGCCTATTCAACCATCAAGGGGTGTTTTCCCTATCAGACCACCAAGGCGGCTCTGCTCGGGCTGGTGCAAAGCGCCGCCATCGAGTGGGGGCCGGATGTGCGCGTCGTTGGCATCGCGCCCGGCTTTATCGACACACCGGGCAACCAGGTCTGGTTCGACCAGTTCCCCGACCCCGCAGCCGAACGCAAACGCACCGAGGAACTGCACCCGACCAAATCGATCGGCCAGGCGGATGAAGTCGGGGCACTCAGCGCCTTTCTCGCATCATCCTACGCCCAGTTTATCACCGGCAACACCATCCTGATGGACGGAGGTCGCTCTGCCATCATGCAAGACATCTAACATACAACCTAACTGTCTGTTCCCATGTATCACAAATACCTCACCATACTCACCCTGTCGATGGCAGCACTCGCATCGACCTACGCTGACACCCAACACACGGTCGCCTACGATGATCTGGGCAGCCGTCAAAAATCACCCCATCTGGAAAGTGGCGCCAGTTACACCTGGCCGGACACTGTGCCGGCAGAGGTCAAGGACCGGACCATTGCTTTCGGAGAAACCGTCAGCCTGGTTTACGGAAATGCCGTGCGTGGTGAGCAATACACCGCCAAGCTCGTGCTGTCGGCAGACCAGGAGGCCCGCCACGTCTCGATTCTAGTGGATGGCGAAGTGGTGGTCAAGGATGTGGTCGTGGCAAAAAACTCAGAGCATCCGGTCAAGCTGACGATTCCGGCAAAAGCCCTCGCCGACGGCATGTTCCAGCTCGAGATCCACAACAGCAAAGGTCGCAGTCCGAACGCGACATTGAGCTCGGCGACCATCCTGTCGTCAACAGCCACCCCCCTCACCGTGGTCACCCCGGATTTCGGGCTTGAAAACATCCAATACACCCCGATACCCGACTCCCAAAAAACGGAGCCGTCGTGGCTGCTGTCGTTGAATGGCACCTGGAGGTTTTCACCCAAGGCCCCCGAATCATTTGCATCCCTAACACCTGATAAAAACTGGGCAAACATCGAGGTGCCCGGACAGTGGATCAACCAGGGGTTTGACATCGACCCCAAGCAACCGACCGCGTATATGCGGACTTTTGAAGTGCCCGCAGCATGGAAAAACAGGTTGGTCAAACTCAGGTTCGACGCGGTGTTTTCAGACTGTGAAGTCTTTGTCAACGGCAAGCCCGTGGGCGCCCACACCGGTGGGTTTACTCCTTTCGAAATCGATATCACCGCCGCCATCATCCCCGGGCCTAACACACTCTCGCTGAGAGTCACCAGTTGGTCGCTTGCCGATCAGATGGCGAGTGCCAGTAAATACGCCTGCCATCCGCTCGGGGGGATTTCACGCGATGTCACCCTGTTTTCCGTGCCCAAAACCCACCTAAAGGATGTGATTATCCGCACCGACTTCGATGCACAATTCAACGATGCCCAACTTGATCTGACGCTGAAAATCGCAGGTGAGAAATCCGCCACCACTCCGGTCCGGATGATCCTCAGAGACCACAACGAGCAGGTGGTTTTCGACACCAGCAAAGCGCTCACACCCGGCACCCACCAGCTCAGCCTACCTGTCAAGCAGCCGAAACACTGGACGCCGGAAAGCCCTTACCTTTACCAGCTGGAAATCAGCGTGGCCGGTTCCACCACCCGGCACCAGGTAGGATTCCGCGAAGTCCAAGTCACCCAGTCACAAGTCCTGGTCAACGGCGCACCTGTGAAACTGCGCGGCATCAACCATCACGAAGCGCATCCACTACGCGGCCGCAGCCTGCCCAATGGGCTCTGGGAACAAGACGTGCTGCTGTTCCGCGACGCCAACATCAACCTGATCCGTACTTGCCACTACCCGCCGGCAACACACCTCGGCACGGCCTGTGACAAGCATGGTGTGTGGCTTGAAATCGAAGGCCCGTTTTGTTGGGAAAAGCTTTCTAACAACACATCCCACAGAATCCTGACGGTGCGGCAGCTCGCCGAGATGGTCAAGACCTGGCGCAACCACCCGTCGGTGTTATATTGGTCGATTGCCAACGAATCCGCCTGGGGGAAAAACTTCATCGCTGCATCCAAGGTCATGCGTGAGCTCGACCCCACCCGGCCGCAGACATTCAACTGGATGTACAAGCAGCTGATTACCCAGGACGAATCCCATTGTGAGCTAGGGAACATCCACTACCCCGGCTACAACGGAGAGCCGATCGCCAAAAAATACTCCAAGCGCCCACTGATGTTTGGAGAATACGCCCACTTGAACGCCTATAACCGACGCGAACAAATGACCGACCCCGGCCTGCGCGACCAATGGGGTGAACCGCTCAGCTCCATGTGGGAAACCATGTGGCACGAGCAAAGCATCGCCGGTGGCGCTATCTGGTCGGGTATCGACGACACCTTCTTTATGGGTGACGACATCACCGTCGGCTACGGTGCCTGGGGGCCTGTCGATCCGTGGCGTCGACCCAAACCCGAGCACTGGCATGTGAAAAAAGTTTACTCACCGGTCCACATCACCAACCGTCACGAGCCAGCCATCGGAGCGAAAGACATCACGCTGACCGTGGAAAACCGGGGCGACTTCCTCAACTTCAACCAGCTCACCTTTTCTTGGAAACATGGGAACGAGACAGGCACGGTGACACCTGACATCGCGGCGCGGGCCAAAGGGGAAATCACCATCGCGCCACCATCCGGCATCAAGCGCGGAGAGCCTGTTAGCCTGACCGTCACCCACCCGCTGGGCTACGTGGTGGACGAGTTTATTTTCCAAACCACAGCACCGGTTATTCCAAAACCTGAATTAGGACGCGTCACCCTAACAAAGTCCGACACCCACATCGAAATCCGACAAGGGAAAAGCCTCTATCGATTCCACCGCAAGACGGGTGCATTCACCTGCGCTCACGGCGACACAGCCATGATCCAGTGGGGGCCGCATCTCGTTCTCACCCCACACAACACCGAGGGCAATATCCAGATGATGGGGAAAACCAAGACCTTCGACGCCTTCCATCGCACTGCCAGCCAATGGCAGCTACGCAGCGTGGAGGCGAGCCAGGCAGGTGATGCCGTCACCGTGCAAATCCACGGCAACTACAAGGAGGCCACGGGGCAGTTCACCTTTACCTTCAGCGCCGACAGCCCACCGCGTCTGGATTATGACTTCACTATGAAAGTGGAGCTCAGCCCGCGTCAGACAGGTGTCGTATTTGACTTACCTAACCGTTTCGATTCCCTCACCTGGTTACGCCAGGGTCAGTGGACGACTTACCCGGACGACCACATTGGTCGGCTACGCGGCACCGCCAAGGCGCGCTACGGCAACTCGCCGGACGTGATCGAGATCGGCCCGCGCACGAAGCCGGAGTGGCCATGGAGCCAGGACAACACACGCTTTGGCTCGAACGACTTCCGCGCGACCAAGATGAACATCCGGCATGTCACTCTGGCGTCGGACAACGCATCGCTGGAGATCTTTTCCAACGATTCGCCGTGCCACTTCCAGGCGCTGGTCAGTGGCGAGCGGACCAAGGCGTTTGTCTACGGCTACGCCAACGCCGGGGCCGAGCGGTTTTTGAAACGCCTCGCGTCACGCGACTATCGCCCTCTCAAACCCGGCGACCACATAAAAGGAAGTTTCCACCTGAGTGTTGGAAAATGATTTTTGACCAACCCCATCCTTAAAACCATAAAACAAAGAAGCATGATCAAAAAAAGAAATATCCTCACCGTGGGACTTGTTGCGGTTGGACTCATGTCCAGTCTATCCATCAAGGCGCACGCCACGCCCCGGAAAGATGACGCCGAGGCGCATCATCTGTCGCGCGTCTCCCCGCTTCCGGCAGCGGCAGAGTCGATCAGTCTCAACGGCACCTGGAATTTTCTCGAATCCGTGCCGGCTGGTTTTCCTGAAAAGGTAGAGTCACTCACAAAAAAAATCACAGTTCCCGGCGAGTGGCTTATGCAGGGGTATGAAGTCAAAAAAGAAACGCCCGCCGCTTACCACCGGACATTTACCGTTCCGGAGTCGATGCGGGGACAACGGGTCAGGATACGTTTCGATGGCGTCTATTCGACCTGTCATGTCTACGTCAACGGCAAGAAAGCCGGCACCCGCACCAGCGCCTTTCTGCCTTTCGAGCTCGACGTCACGGATTTGATTTCCATCGGATCAGAAAACCAGCTCGCTCTAACCGTGCAAAGCGAATCCCTCGCCGACACCATGGCCAAGGGCAGTCACTACGCCAAACACCAGATAGGTGGCATCAACCGTGAAGTCACCTTGTTTGCTTTGCCTCAAACCCATGTTTCCGACATCGGTGTCCGCCCGGTCCTGGACAAGAATTATCACAACGCCACGCTCATGCTTAGCCTGGGAGTCACCAATGACTCTGCCCAGACACAAACAGGCCTCAGCGCCAGCCTGCACCTCACGCCGCTCGGCATCAAGGGCGTGGATGCCGATTTCAACGGACAAAGCAAAGAACTAAGCCAGGTCGAGCTCGGTGATCTCAAGGCAAAGGGCACGTTCAGCACCGAGCTGTCCTGCCCGGTCGAAAACCCGGAGAAATGGCATGCCGAGCACCCGTTCCTCTATCAACTCCAGATCCGGCTCAAGCAGGACGGCAAGGTGATCGAAACCATCAACCAGCGCGTTGGTTTCCGCTCGATCGAAACAAAGGACAACCAGGTATTCATCAATGGCAAACGGCTCAAATTGAGAGGGGTTTGCCGCCACTCCATCCACCCACTGACAGGGCGGACCACCACTCCGGAACTGGTCGAGCAGGACTTGAAGCTCTTCAGGGAGGCGAACTGTAATTTCATCCGCACATCCCACTACCCCCCGGAGAAGCAGCTGCTCGATCTGTGTGACGAAATGGGAATGTTTGTCATGGATGAAGCTCCCATCTGCTGGAGCAACGCTACAGAAGCCAGCAAGCCCTACGTGATGCGCGTCACCCAGGAGCTTTATTACCGCGACCGGAACCACCCGTCGGTGATCATCTGGTCACAGGCCAATGAAAGCCGCTGGAGTAAGGCTTATGAAGAATCGGTGGAGATGCTGAAGAAACTCGATCAAGACCGACTGGTGATGTTCAGCCACTCCGAGTATTACGGGATTCAAGGGCGCGGCTTACTCGACATCGGAACCAAGCACTACCCCGGTGCTGACGGACCCAGGAAATACGAGAATTATTTCAGACCCATCATCTACGACGAGTTCCTCCATCTCAACGCCTACAATGAAAGGGAATTCCTAACAGACCCAGGCGTGCGCGACCAATGGAGTCGCTATGCCTGCCAGATGTGGACAAACATACTAACAAGCCGTGGATCACTCGGCGGCAGTGTCTGGGCTGGCATTGATGAGGTCTTTTTCCTGCCGAAGGACAAAAGCACCGGCTACGGGCCATGGGGGATCATTGACGGGTGGCGACGCGAGAAACCAGAATTCTGGGGGTTGAAAAAAGCCTACTCGCCGGTCAAGGTCGCGTTGAAAAACTATCAACTGGTGGACGGTCAAATCATCCTGGATGTTGAAAACCGCTACGACAGTATTGATTTCTCCGGCCTCGGTATCGACTGGAAATACGGCGACTTGAAAGGCCGGGTCCACTCTCGGCTTCCAGCCGGCAACACGGGGCATTTCATCGTCAAACTTCCTGCAGGTGCCGCCGATCGAGGTGTGCTCGAACTGGAAATCACAGACCACCAGGGCGTCGCGATCGACAAGTATCACCTTCCCATCGGTCCGCTGTCCCACGATCTCAAACCGACCCCCGCCGTCACCAAAAAGCTGACCTTCACTGAGGACGAAAACGTTTACCGTGTCGGCGGCAGCGACTTTGAAATCCTGGTCAGCAAACGTTCCGGATTGATGGAGCAAGGAACGTTCAACGGAATACCCCTGATCAACAACGGCCCGTCGCTGATGATCCTGCCGCTTGATAACAACAAGGTCCGCGTGGTCGACAACATCCCCATTTTAAAGGATGACGCCGCCAACTACAGCGCGTTTCTATCAGGTGTCTGCCAGCAATGGAGCTGTGAAGGCATCGATCTTGTCAAACGCAGCGCCACCGAAATCCAATTCAAGGTCACAGGCGCATACAAAGAAGCGTCAGGTTTCTACATCTACACCATCCGTGGTGACGGCTCGTTCGACATCGAATATACGTTTATCGTCAAACAAGATGTTAGACCGCGACAGCTGGGTATTGTCCTTGCCTGCGACAAGGCGTGCCAGACCTTGGAGTGGAATCGGAAAGGACAGTTCTCGGTCTATCCGCCGGATCATATTGCCCGACTTCAAGGCACCGCCCAGGCGTTTTACCCGGATACCTTATGCGGCATCTACGGCCCCCGCACCAAGCCGGCCCATAGCTGGAGCAAAGACGCCAACGCCTACGGCTCGAACGATTTTCGATCAACCAAGCACCACATCTATTCGGCGAAACTGCTCAACCCCGCGAAGCGTGGTCTGCATGTGATCTCGGATGCATCCCAGCATGTCCGCTGCTGGGTGGAAGACGACCAGACCAAGCTTTTGACGGCCTACTTCAGCCATGCCGGGGCAGAACACTACCTGCGTCACCAGACAAGTCAGGACGTTGTCGAACTGAAGGCAGCCGAGCAAGAAGCCAACCTGGTGGCCGACAAGGTGCGCTATCAATTTGCCCGCTAAACCCGGCCTCCGCAGCTCTACCTGCTTGCATGTCGGGCTGCGGTCGGGGTGTTTTTTGCCCGCGAGCTTTGCCAGAATACTTCAAACAGCCTAATCTAACATGATCAAATTGTGCAAGTCATGGACATATCGTGCAAGAACAGACAAAATTTTTCGGTTTACGCCGTCAAATCGAGCTTTCTTAGTGTCCATGCCTATGGACGCATTGTAGCCTCGCCCCGATTGATGAAGTGCCTGTGCACTCGCATGATCCACTTTTCTAACGAAGAAGATACACTATGAAAAAGACACCACTCATAATGACAGCTTCATTGTTCGCCGTCGCCATTCCGGCGCAAGCGGCGTTCACTTTGCTGGACAACTTTGAAGGCCACACACTCGGCAATGACGTTGACACTGCCGGTGGCTGGACTGAATTTGGCACCGCCGGTGGCTCCGTGGTTGCCGATCCGGACAATGCCGGCAATCAGGTCGCCCAGCTCACCGGTGCGGCCAACAACGCAGGATACCAGCTCGCGCTCGGTGGCCAAACCATTAGTGACGGCAGTGAGGCGACGATCTTTTTCCGTTACCGCACCACAGGAGCCTTCTCTGTTTACCTCACGGATAAAGACGCTGTTGGTGCCAACTGGTGGGAAAATGATGATGAGGTTGGTCTGTATAACAAGGACACGGGGGGGACTTCCGACATTCGAGCTCACCATAACACAGCTGTTCAGACCTCATTGAATCAAAACCAGTGGTACAACGTCTGGATCCACGTGCAGAACACCACAACACCATCGGAGCCGCTCGTCGCAGGCAGCGAGCGCTACTTTATCTACATCGACGGCGTGAAGTTGGGGCCTGGTGACGGGAATGGTGACGATTCCTACGATACACGCTCGTGGGATGCTAACGTTCCCGACCTCGACTCGCTGTTTTTTGTCAGCAATTACGGGGTTGCCGGCGGTATGATCGATGACATCTACATCGATAACACAGGTCTGAATCTGGTTAACCCGGCGGCAGTGCCCGAGCCATCTTCCACAACCCTGCTCGGTCTTGGTGGACTCGCTCTGATACTCCGTCGCAGGAAGTAGGATTTTCAAAACAAGCCAACACTTCTCAACCCAGGCCAATTTCCATGTTGGCCTGGGTGTTTTTTTCGCCCGGCCAATCCACCCTTGCTTCTTTGCTCATTTTACTTACTTCTCAAAGGCATGCAAGATCCTCGTATTTCCCAACTGGCCCGACAGCTTGTCCGATATTCCACAAACATCAAAAAGGATGAAAAAGTCCTCCTCCACCTGGTGGACGTTCCTGATGAGCTTGGTATTTGTTTGATTCGTGAAGTGAGGGCTAGAAAGGGCATCCCGGTGGTCAAAGTCGAGCAGGGACGGATTGCGCGTGAGATGTCGATCGGCGCCACCGATGCGCAGTACCAGCTCATCGCCAATCACCAGCTTGCCGAGATGAAGGACATGGATGCCTACATCGCCATCCGCGGCTCACACAACATCTGCGAAACCAGCGATGTGCCTGCGGCGAAAATGAAAACTGTGATGACGCACATGCGCAAGGTGATGAACCACAGAGTCGATAACACCCGGTGGGTTGTGTTGCGCTGGCCCCACCCCGCGATGGCCCAGCAGGCGGGGATGAGCACGGAGGCATTTGAGGATTTTTACTTCGATGTCTGCCTGGCTGATTACAAATCCATGCTTCCCGCCATGCGTGCACTCAAGCGGCTGATGGACAAAACCGACCGGGTGCATATCAAAAACAAGGGCACCGACCTTCGTTTTTCGATCAAAGACATCCCTGCCATCGTCTGCGGTGGTGAGCATAATATCCCGGACGGCGAGGTGTTTACCGCCCCGGTCAAAGACAGCGTGGAGGGGGTCATCAGCCACAACGCCCCGACCGTCTACCAGGGGATTCCCTTCGACAACATCCGCCTTGAGTTTAACAAAGGCAAGATCGTCAAGGCGGAGTCACCGGGCAAGACCAGGGAGCTCAACAAGATCCTCGATGCCGATGCGGGCGCGCGTTACGTCGGGGAGTTCGCCCTCGGTTTCCACCCGGGCATCAAGGAGCCGATGCGCGACATCCTGTTTGATGAGAAAATCGCCGGCTCGTTCCACTTCACACCAGGCCAGGCCTACGAGGAAGCCGACAACGGCAACCGTTCGCAAGTCCACTGGGACATGGTCACCATCCAGCGCAAGGACTACGGAGGTGGGGAAATCTGGTTCGATGACAAACTGATCCGCAAGGACGGCATGTTTCTCCCCAAATCCATCTTGGGACTCAACTACTAGCAGGCAATGCATTCGCTGGGCGTTCTGCCTTGAACCCCTGCCCCCCCCGGCAGGCACCCTGCCATTTACCGATTCACCCAAACCAAAAAGCGGGCAACACCCCGTCATCCATGGGTTGGCCGCATCGAGACGCTGGGGATTACGATCACGAACCCAGCACCCTGGCCATCAAGCCGACGCGACCTTTGACATTGAATTTTCGGTACAACTGCCTCGCATAATCATGGATGGTATGAGTCGACAGCTGCAGTCTATCAGCGATTTCGCTTTCGGACAGATCGGTAAGCAACAGCCTGTATGTATCCATTTCACGGTTGCTCAGCAACGCCGACGACTCTAACAACCCACGTTCCAGACACAAGCGCCTTTGCAAGCCGGGAACGCTGCCTACCGCCATTTGCAAAAAATCGCGATCCTCCGCTGTGTAGGGGGCAGCTCCCATCGGACGATCGATGACGATGCATATTTCGCAGCTATCGGTAACCGGTGTGCTTGCAAATATACGCTCCCCGATACCATAGAAATCGTGAAATTTCTTTGAAATCCAGTGATTTTTCCATTCCTGGTCAGTCGCCACATCATGCCGGATCAATGCCCGGGTATATCTCCCGGCCCCTTTGAGCAACTGCCTCGAAGCAGGATCGATTCCCTCTCTGCGTGCGTGCATCAGCCAGCGCTCGACGATTTTTTTGAAGACCCGTTCCGGGTTGAGATACTCCGCCGACATGGGCAACCATCCGTTCATGGTATCAAAAATCGTTTTATAATGGGCCGATGATATATCCCTCGGTAACCTTATTTCCTGACGCATCACTAACCAGGAAGCGTCTTTTGCGTTCAGAATAGCACAGGTTTCACGCAGAAAATACTTCAGGGCAGCCGTGGCATCCGCTACCGCAAACTGGGCAAGCTGAGACCAGATTTTCTGCAATGCAACCACGCGCTCGACGGCTACGCCTCCCGCCTTTGGCTCTTCCGACTCTAACATAACGTTAATAGCCTAACTTAATCCGGGGTAGACAACAAGTATATTCTAACATTACTTAAGATTTACAATAGCCATACAGTCAGACCACCATCAAAAACTACGCGTTT
Proteins encoded in this region:
- a CDS encoding aminopeptidase; its protein translation is MQDPRISQLARQLVRYSTNIKKDEKVLLHLVDVPDELGICLIREVRARKGIPVVKVEQGRIAREMSIGATDAQYQLIANHQLAEMKDMDAYIAIRGSHNICETSDVPAAKMKTVMTHMRKVMNHRVDNTRWVVLRWPHPAMAQQAGMSTEAFEDFYFDVCLADYKSMLPAMRALKRLMDKTDRVHIKNKGTDLRFSIKDIPAIVCGGEHNIPDGEVFTAPVKDSVEGVISHNAPTVYQGIPFDNIRLEFNKGKIVKAESPGKTRELNKILDADAGARYVGEFALGFHPGIKEPMRDILFDEKIAGSFHFTPGQAYEEADNGNRSQVHWDMVTIQRKDYGGGEIWFDDKLIRKDGMFLPKSILGLNY
- a CDS encoding glycoside hydrolase family 2, which gives rise to MYHKYLTILTLSMAALASTYADTQHTVAYDDLGSRQKSPHLESGASYTWPDTVPAEVKDRTIAFGETVSLVYGNAVRGEQYTAKLVLSADQEARHVSILVDGEVVVKDVVVAKNSEHPVKLTIPAKALADGMFQLEIHNSKGRSPNATLSSATILSSTATPLTVVTPDFGLENIQYTPIPDSQKTEPSWLLSLNGTWRFSPKAPESFASLTPDKNWANIEVPGQWINQGFDIDPKQPTAYMRTFEVPAAWKNRLVKLRFDAVFSDCEVFVNGKPVGAHTGGFTPFEIDITAAIIPGPNTLSLRVTSWSLADQMASASKYACHPLGGISRDVTLFSVPKTHLKDVIIRTDFDAQFNDAQLDLTLKIAGEKSATTPVRMILRDHNEQVVFDTSKALTPGTHQLSLPVKQPKHWTPESPYLYQLEISVAGSTTRHQVGFREVQVTQSQVLVNGAPVKLRGINHHEAHPLRGRSLPNGLWEQDVLLFRDANINLIRTCHYPPATHLGTACDKHGVWLEIEGPFCWEKLSNNTSHRILTVRQLAEMVKTWRNHPSVLYWSIANESAWGKNFIAASKVMRELDPTRPQTFNWMYKQLITQDESHCELGNIHYPGYNGEPIAKKYSKRPLMFGEYAHLNAYNRREQMTDPGLRDQWGEPLSSMWETMWHEQSIAGGAIWSGIDDTFFMGDDITVGYGAWGPVDPWRRPKPEHWHVKKVYSPVHITNRHEPAIGAKDITLTVENRGDFLNFNQLTFSWKHGNETGTVTPDIAARAKGEITIAPPSGIKRGEPVSLTVTHPLGYVVDEFIFQTTAPVIPKPELGRVTLTKSDTHIEIRQGKSLYRFHRKTGAFTCAHGDTAMIQWGPHLVLTPHNTEGNIQMMGKTKTFDAFHRTASQWQLRSVEASQAGDAVTVQIHGNYKEATGQFTFTFSADSPPRLDYDFTMKVELSPRQTGVVFDLPNRFDSLTWLRQGQWTTYPDDHIGRLRGTAKARYGNSPDVIEIGPRTKPEWPWSQDNTRFGSNDFRATKMNIRHVTLASDNASLEIFSNDSPCHFQALVSGERTKAFVYGYANAGAERFLKRLASRDYRPLKPGDHIKGSFHLSVGK
- a CDS encoding glycoside hydrolase family 2; its protein translation is MIKKRNILTVGLVAVGLMSSLSIKAHATPRKDDAEAHHLSRVSPLPAAAESISLNGTWNFLESVPAGFPEKVESLTKKITVPGEWLMQGYEVKKETPAAYHRTFTVPESMRGQRVRIRFDGVYSTCHVYVNGKKAGTRTSAFLPFELDVTDLISIGSENQLALTVQSESLADTMAKGSHYAKHQIGGINREVTLFALPQTHVSDIGVRPVLDKNYHNATLMLSLGVTNDSAQTQTGLSASLHLTPLGIKGVDADFNGQSKELSQVELGDLKAKGTFSTELSCPVENPEKWHAEHPFLYQLQIRLKQDGKVIETINQRVGFRSIETKDNQVFINGKRLKLRGVCRHSIHPLTGRTTTPELVEQDLKLFREANCNFIRTSHYPPEKQLLDLCDEMGMFVMDEAPICWSNATEASKPYVMRVTQELYYRDRNHPSVIIWSQANESRWSKAYEESVEMLKKLDQDRLVMFSHSEYYGIQGRGLLDIGTKHYPGADGPRKYENYFRPIIYDEFLHLNAYNEREFLTDPGVRDQWSRYACQMWTNILTSRGSLGGSVWAGIDEVFFLPKDKSTGYGPWGIIDGWRREKPEFWGLKKAYSPVKVALKNYQLVDGQIILDVENRYDSIDFSGLGIDWKYGDLKGRVHSRLPAGNTGHFIVKLPAGAADRGVLELEITDHQGVAIDKYHLPIGPLSHDLKPTPAVTKKLTFTEDENVYRVGGSDFEILVSKRSGLMEQGTFNGIPLINNGPSLMILPLDNNKVRVVDNIPILKDDAANYSAFLSGVCQQWSCEGIDLVKRSATEIQFKVTGAYKEASGFYIYTIRGDGSFDIEYTFIVKQDVRPRQLGIVLACDKACQTLEWNRKGQFSVYPPDHIARLQGTAQAFYPDTLCGIYGPRTKPAHSWSKDANAYGSNDFRSTKHHIYSAKLLNPAKRGLHVISDASQHVRCWVEDDQTKLLTAYFSHAGAEHYLRHQTSQDVVELKAAEQEANLVADKVRYQFAR
- a CDS encoding SDR family oxidoreductase produces the protein MLAIDLSDKRALVTGASDGVGAGVATALAKAGCHVVGTGRVEPDHPRAQKFIDTVASHGRHAHYLSGDLSRAETPALFVQQAAGLLGGLDIVVSNAGLNVFKGTEHCSEEDWSYNMELNLASHWRLGKAALPFLRDSKGVFQVMNSNHAYSTIKGCFPYQTTKAALLGLVQSAAIEWGPDVRVVGIAPGFIDTPGNQVWFDQFPDPAAERKRTEELHPTKSIGQADEVGALSAFLASSYAQFITGNTILMDGGRSAIMQDI